In Glycine max cultivar Williams 82 chromosome 7, Glycine_max_v4.0, whole genome shotgun sequence, a single window of DNA contains:
- the LOC100781585 gene encoding protein C2-DOMAIN ABA-RELATED 7 — MENILGLIKLRIKRGTNLKACDTRTSDPYVFVTMAEQKLKTGVVKDNINPEWNEELTLYVSDVNIPVHLTVSDKDTFTVDDSMGDAEIDLKPYLQCVKMNLSDLPDGHVIKRVQPDRTNCLAEESNCIWKNGKVTQEMSLRLRNVKSGEITVEIEWVNLPDSKGLSEIEF, encoded by the exons ATGGAGAACATTCTGGGTCTCATCAAACTTCGTATCAAAAGAGGCACTAATCTCAAAGCTTGTGATACTCGTACCAGTGACCCATATGTCTTCGTCACCATGGCCGAACAG AAACTGAAAACTGGTGTTGTGAAAGATAACATTAATCCTGAGTGGAATGAAGAATTGACACTTTATGTAAGCGATGTTAACATTCCCGTACATCTG ACAGTTTCAGACAAAGACACTTTCACCGTAGACGACAGCATGGGCGACGCAGAAATAGACCTAAAGCCGTATCTTCAGTGTGTAAAGATGAACTTGAGCGATCTTCCAGATGGCCATGTAATCAAGAGGGTTCAACCAGATAGGACTAACTGTCTTGCTGAAGAGAGCAACTGCATATGGAAGAATGGAAAAGTCACCCAAGAGATGAGTTTAAGATTGAGAAACGTCAAGTCTGGGGAAATAACTGTGGAAATTGAGTGGGTTAATCTTCCAGATTCAAAGGGCTTATCTGAAATTGAGTTTTAG